The Anguilla rostrata isolate EN2019 chromosome 18, ASM1855537v3, whole genome shotgun sequence genome has a window encoding:
- the LOC135244758 gene encoding uncharacterized protein LOC135244758 has protein sequence MGLVPSSEEKEEFRKAVGAHIYEAMLQSGSLPDVGIERHLLDSPGLRPGPAARDCFRELRKHVDVRGPAYLKELMGKLAAFTEEPRLTGLLTLLVSMAIETAYASRRGGPPQGAVPEERLAQLRDLTEEYLKRHGMHLDDERKLREDTERLEGQVSLLLTQIKNAALAGGLVNSRTLKHWVNGAAFHVQMLIHLARLGQQSDGPARAAIAAYREDLRELLLAYRKYKSATVRVCKRSELRLAEEDGGPEHSLAGYSVHDREVGGATDVSLPEDTPPACQHLDVAFCAEAYLDHLFANYPQITDAEAYFSHTLSSLPALIPQTGLLQSPASNALKP, from the exons ATGGGGCTGGTGCCGTCGtcggaggagaaggaggagttCCGGAAGGCCGTGGGGGCCCACATTTACGAGGCCATGCTGCAGAGTGGGTCGCTGCCGGATGTGGGCATcgagcgccacctgctggacagCCCGGGACTGCGGCCGGGGCCCGCCGCGCGCGACTGCTTCCGGGAGCTCAGGAAGCACGTGGACGTCAGAGGCCCCGCCTACCTGAAGGAGCTGATGGGCAAACTGGCCGCCTTCACCGAGGAGCCGCGGCTGACCGGCCTGCTCACCCTGCTGGTCTCCATGGCGATAGAGACGGCGTACGCGTCGCGGAGGGGGGGCCCCCCGCAGGGGGCGGTGCCCGAGGAGCGGCTGGCCCAGCTGCGGGACCTGACCGAGGAGTACCTGAAGCGCCACGGGATGCACCTGGACGACGAGCGGAAGCTGCGGGAGGACACGGAGCGGCTGGAGGGCCAGGTCAGCCTGCTGCTCACCCAGATCAAGAACGCGGCGCTGGCGGGCGGCCTCGTCAACTCCAGAACCCTCAAGCACTGGGTCAACGGCGCCGCCTTCCACGTACAG ATGCTGATCCACCTGGCGCGTCTGGGCCAGCAGAGTGACGGACCCGCCCGAGCCGCCATCGCCGCGTACCGGGAGGACCTGCGGGAGCTGCTGCTCGCGTACAGGAAGTACAAATCCGCCACCGTGCGCGTGTGCAAGCGCAGCGAGCTGCGATTGGCCGAGGAGGACGGCGGCCCCGAACACTCGCTCGCCGGGTACAGCGTCCACGACCgcgaggtgggcggggccacggaCGTGTCGCTGCCCGAGGACACGCCCCCGGCCTGCCAGCACCTGGACGTCGCCTTCTGCGCCGAGGCCTACCTGGACCACCTGTTCGCCAACTACCCGCAGATCACCGACGCGGAGGCCTACTTCTCCCACACGCTCAGCAGCCTGCCTGCGCTCATACCTCAGACAGGACTCCTCCAGTCCCCCGCCAGTAATGCATTAAAACCTTAA